In the Grimontia kaedaensis genome, one interval contains:
- a CDS encoding MATE family efflux transporter: MKPYKDILFLAVPIALHSVLFASLGFIDTFMLSALGGDNVAAAGIGSRVLWFVSNVIVGIAGATTIFCAQHWGAKDNKSLSVTVHIGMIHAVIASMLLVSAALVFKDQIAGLMTNDGAIAAMASSYIEISILCVLVTSFSAIWGAGLRAIQKPKVILYLFVFELVLNVSLNYLLIFGHFGFPALGLEGAAWGTLVARTASTLILFFYVHAFERILSFTASSFVAAREKTKNVAFVNIALPIIGGEIIWSGGMTAYHTIYGNIDGTALAAMSILAPLEILLGSFSWGCAAAVGVLVGQKIGSNNHEELNDYVRAGLIASVAVGGTIVALLWIGRDLLIGLFNGIEPEVLDAVYLLFPFILASIFLRSVTMTSMSGILKSGGDTKFTMYLDMVAQWFGAIPLMLVLTFWFELPVQYVYAAVLLEETLKLIPVMLRIRNRKWIKTLSQNITAVEPATN; this comes from the coding sequence ATGAAACCCTATAAGGATATCTTGTTCCTTGCCGTTCCCATTGCATTGCACAGTGTGTTGTTTGCAAGTCTCGGCTTTATCGACACCTTCATGCTCTCTGCATTGGGCGGTGATAACGTTGCGGCGGCTGGTATTGGCTCGCGGGTGCTGTGGTTTGTCTCTAACGTGATTGTCGGCATTGCTGGTGCCACTACTATTTTTTGTGCCCAGCATTGGGGAGCAAAAGATAACAAAAGTCTTAGTGTTACTGTTCATATCGGGATGATTCACGCGGTGATCGCTTCCATGCTGTTAGTCAGCGCTGCACTTGTTTTCAAAGATCAGATTGCCGGGTTGATGACAAATGATGGTGCGATTGCAGCGATGGCCAGCAGTTATATTGAAATCTCAATTCTCTGTGTTTTGGTCACGAGTTTCTCAGCGATTTGGGGAGCTGGCCTGAGAGCGATTCAAAAGCCAAAAGTGATTTTGTATCTTTTTGTCTTTGAGCTGGTCCTTAATGTTTCTCTCAACTACCTGCTGATTTTCGGTCACTTTGGTTTCCCGGCACTTGGTCTTGAAGGCGCAGCTTGGGGAACGTTAGTAGCCAGAACAGCTTCCACATTGATCCTGTTTTTCTATGTTCATGCCTTCGAGAGAATACTTAGCTTTACGGCATCTTCATTTGTTGCGGCGAGGGAGAAAACCAAGAATGTAGCCTTCGTAAACATTGCACTGCCGATTATTGGCGGTGAAATCATCTGGAGTGGCGGCATGACGGCCTATCACACCATTTACGGCAATATTGATGGCACCGCTCTGGCGGCTATGTCGATCCTCGCGCCTTTGGAAATACTACTGGGTTCGTTTAGCTGGGGTTGTGCTGCCGCTGTTGGTGTGTTGGTCGGTCAGAAGATTGGTTCCAATAATCATGAAGAGCTCAATGACTATGTTCGTGCGGGTTTGATTGCTTCTGTTGCGGTAGGAGGAACGATAGTTGCCCTACTTTGGATTGGGCGTGATTTGCTCATTGGGTTGTTCAATGGGATTGAGCCAGAAGTGCTGGATGCTGTGTATCTGCTCTTCCCTTTCATTCTGGCTTCTATATTCCTTCGCTCAGTGACCATGACGTCTATGTCGGGCATCCTGAAAAGCGGCGGCGACACCAAGTTCACCATGTATCTGGATATGGTGGCGCAATGGTTTGGAGCCATTCCTTTGATGCTGGTACTGACGTTTTGGTTTGAGCTGCCCGTGCAGTATGTTTATGCCGCAGTCTTGCTGGAGGAAACACTCAAGCTGATCCCTGTGATGCTAAGAATCAGAAATAGAAAGTGGATTAAAACACTTTCCCAGAATATTACTGCGGTGGAGCCAGCAACGAATTAA
- a CDS encoding ShlB/FhaC/HecB family hemolysin secretion/activation protein, translated as MDLKWNVAFFLGLVISPSLSAENLPVSPSTQAEIDQQQEARLKALDDARQSLERLVPLPSEVSSAPVDEANCFEVSQIRVVGNSVLSTTEITQLVSPFEGQCLGAQNINQVLKVLTNAYVSKGYVTTRAVLEPQDLGSGTLTVRVIEGELGGVTLNGEDSDAFAMALPSYEGKILNLRDIEQALDQINRLPRNDAKIEMLPGENLGETVVAFTTEDAGWLQAGLSFDNGGQKSTGDSQLRLNLTGSNLLGLLGLWQVSASTSSEFSSRFDSQSLRAALSVPYGYFTFGQSYTYSDYKTTVDSNNFSFISTGNTSNYTSDVNWLFHRNNISKSSLNLALNYTREKNFIDDVKLVLGSRNLANASLALSHASRLGSGFFTVSPRYVRGVKLFNSETDEGKATGSPSAEFNKGELTLQYTLPLTNSLTFSTTGFGQWATDTLYGSQRLSIGGLYSVRGFKEQSLSGDAGYYWRNDLTARLTEVPFWGWISTDIALDTGAIHPDASDPNERGHLTGTSVAFSTRNTDLNSSFGVGFPLDHPSWMTVDHYSLYYRFNVVF; from the coding sequence TTGGATTTGAAATGGAACGTCGCATTTTTTTTAGGGTTGGTCATTTCCCCTTCACTGTCTGCCGAGAACTTGCCTGTGTCGCCATCGACGCAGGCAGAAATTGATCAACAGCAGGAAGCGCGTCTTAAAGCGCTTGATGACGCGCGCCAGTCTCTGGAGAGACTTGTCCCTTTGCCTTCTGAAGTCTCCTCCGCGCCTGTAGATGAAGCTAACTGCTTTGAGGTATCTCAGATCCGCGTGGTTGGCAACAGCGTGCTCTCCACAACAGAAATCACCCAACTTGTCTCGCCGTTTGAGGGGCAGTGTCTGGGGGCGCAAAACATTAACCAAGTCCTGAAAGTACTGACAAACGCCTATGTGTCGAAAGGGTATGTCACCACCCGTGCTGTGTTGGAACCACAGGATTTGGGCTCTGGTACGTTAACTGTCCGTGTGATTGAGGGCGAATTAGGCGGTGTGACCCTCAATGGCGAAGACTCTGATGCGTTTGCCATGGCGCTGCCTTCCTATGAAGGGAAGATCCTCAACCTTCGTGATATTGAACAAGCGCTCGATCAAATTAATCGGCTTCCACGTAATGACGCCAAGATTGAGATGTTGCCGGGGGAAAACCTTGGTGAGACGGTGGTGGCGTTTACGACAGAAGATGCGGGATGGCTCCAAGCTGGGTTGAGCTTTGACAACGGCGGACAAAAAAGCACCGGTGATTCCCAGTTAAGACTCAATCTGACCGGTTCAAACCTTCTCGGTCTGTTAGGCCTTTGGCAAGTTTCCGCCAGCACGAGCAGCGAGTTTTCATCCCGCTTTGACTCACAGAGCCTTCGTGCCGCCTTGTCTGTACCGTATGGGTATTTCACTTTCGGGCAAAGTTATACCTATAGCGACTACAAAACGACTGTCGACAGCAACAATTTTTCATTTATCTCGACCGGGAATACCAGTAATTACACCAGTGATGTGAACTGGTTATTTCATCGTAACAATATCAGCAAATCATCATTGAATCTTGCTCTGAACTACACACGGGAAAAGAATTTTATTGATGATGTTAAGTTGGTGTTGGGGAGCCGTAACCTGGCCAATGCCTCCTTGGCACTCTCTCATGCCAGCCGGCTTGGCAGTGGCTTTTTCACCGTATCGCCCCGTTACGTGCGTGGCGTAAAGCTGTTTAACAGTGAAACGGATGAAGGTAAGGCTACGGGTTCACCGAGTGCAGAGTTCAACAAAGGGGAACTCACGCTTCAGTACACCTTACCCCTAACAAATAGTTTGACCTTCTCTACAACAGGCTTTGGGCAGTGGGCGACCGACACGCTTTATGGCTCCCAGCGCCTGTCTATTGGCGGACTGTATTCAGTCCGTGGTTTTAAAGAGCAGTCTCTGTCCGGTGATGCGGGTTATTACTGGCGGAACGATTTGACTGCCCGCCTGACCGAAGTGCCTTTCTGGGGCTGGATCAGCACAGATATAGCGCTGGATACCGGCGCGATTCACCCCGACGCATCTGATCCCAATGAGCGCGGTCACCTGACGGGAACCAGCGTTGCCTTCTCTACCCGAAACACCGACTTAAATTCTTCATTCGGTGTCGGTTTTCCGCTCGATCACCCCAGTTGGATGACGGTCGATCACTACAGCCTTTACTACCGTTTCAACGTCGTTTTCTGA